In Diadema setosum chromosome 19, eeDiaSeto1, whole genome shotgun sequence, a genomic segment contains:
- the LOC140242472 gene encoding uncharacterized protein yields MEEIAISHYNNNNNVSLRQHPEILKKNGYTRSSVLKRQNAITDCPWMIEEDESEFDSAYGSEDRLSSSCGLVWPRKRSQDVSDALPPVCDEEAKNDDRLSSSCGLISSKKGAAARRSENGKKDTTRSLLRPPLQRSQSSTENYESSLTNVKRDMVRGFSSEKTQQHSSGYGSEERVWQETAVHVTMTNLLSDAENSRQVIRSLKKGLQGDNEIWHPDEMRQAILNNPALQLLENINLQDLNPEKDFFLDGSMPEGADEPAFSVTVTGKTLLYILT; encoded by the coding sequence ATGGAGGAGATAGCCATATCACattacaataataacaataatgtaaGCTTGAGACAACATCCGGAAATATTGAAGAAGAATGGGTACACCAGGTCTTCTGTACTCAAGAGacaaaatgcaatcacagattGTCCCTGGATGATTGAGGAAGATGAATCAGAGTTTGACTCTGCCTATGGGAGTGAGGATCGCCTCTCCAGCTCGTGTGGTCTTGTGTGGCCAAGGAAACGATCTCAAGACGTGTCTGATGCACTACCACCTGTTTGTGATGAGGAAGCAAAGAATGATGACCGGTTGTCAAGCTCATGTGGACTCATCTCATCCAAGAAAGGTGCAGCTGCCAGGAGGTCTGAGAATGGCAAGAAAGACACTACACGTAGCCTCCTGCGACCTCCATTGCAACGCTCCCAGTCGAGCACAGAGAACTATGAATCAAGCCTCACCAATGTTAAAAGAGATATGGTTCGAGGATTCTCTTCTGAGAAGACACAGCAGCACAGTAGTGGGTATGGCAGTGAGGAGAGGGTGTGGCAAGAGACAGCAGTACACGTCACCATGACGAACTTATTATCAGATGCTGAGAACTCCAGGCAAGTCATTCGTAGTTTGAAAAAAGGTCTCCAAGGTGACAATGAAATATGGCATCCTGATGAAATGCGCCAGGCTATCCTAAACAACCCAGCTCTTCAGTTACTGGAAAACATAAATCTTCAGGATCTGAATCCTGAAAAGGATTTCTTCCTAGATGGCTCTATGCCTGAGGGTGCTGATGAGCCAGCCTTTTCTGTCACTGTCACTGGTAAGACATTGCTCTATATTTTGACATGA